The Epinephelus lanceolatus isolate andai-2023 chromosome 16, ASM4190304v1, whole genome shotgun sequence nucleotide sequence agatctttgattccaaccgccgtgtctttgtgagacgcagaaaaggtgaatggatggattccacatgcctggttcccactgtgaagcatggaggaggaggtgtgatggtgtgggggtgttttgctggtgacactgttggggatttattcaaaattgaaggcacactgaaccagcatggctaccacagcatcctgcagcgacatgccatcccatctggtttgcgtttagttggacgatcatttatttttcaacaggacaatgaccccaaacacacctccaggctgtgtaagggctatttgaccaagaaggagagtgatggagtgctgcggcagatgacctggcctccacagtcaccggacctgaacccaatcgagatggtttggggtgagctggaccgcagagtgaaggcaaaggggccaacaagtgctaaacacctctgggaactccttcaagactgttggaaaaccatttcaggtgactacctcttgaagctcatggagagaatgccaagagtgtgcaaagcagtaatcagagcaaagggtggctattttgaagaaactagaatataaaacatgttttcagttatttcacctttttttgttaagtacataactccacatgtgttcattcatagttttgatgccttcagtgagaatctacaatgtaaatagtcatgaaaataaagaaaacgcattgaatgagaaggtgtgtccaaacttttggcctgtactgtaggtgaaGTTTGTCCTCTCTGGCCGACACATGAAGGGACCCCACATGCTGTAAAAGAGTGATTGATTACACCAGTGACTTGTGTCCTGGCTCCTGCACAATCTCCAGCACCTGGGCAACCCactctcattctgaagtcgtcaaaatctggcgcttgggcagtgacttgcggcgtcagacactgacgataaaaactgtcctttaatgtcagcatgatacacagttggttgctgttatagtttaacggcgcccTGCGGTGTCAGTTGGGTGATCAGCTAACTTCAGACACTTTTTGGTTGATTATAAAGAAAACCTCCTTAATTTCTGAAGATGACCTGAACTGTTACTTTAGAACCTGTTTTGGGTTTCTGCTGCGCTTctgtaaagtaaaataatttcAAAACTTTGGTCTTCAGACACATGGAGCGGTGTGTCCTGATTTATGAGGTAAATAAAGTAACAGTTCACGATGACTGTCTGCAGTGTGGTGTCTGAGTAAATGCATTTTTGCAAAATGCATGTTAATGCATTTTTCCAATGCATGCATTGGAAACACGCTCGCCATCAAAACTGAAACTCCAACCTCAGATTTACTCTCTTTTGGCTCAGGGATGCACGGTAGTATCGAAACGTCATCAGAATCAGCCTACGTACTTTTTCTTATTGTGTTTcttgtctccatctgctggtgagcCGTCACCGTAACAGTCTGTAtaatgatgttaattccacgaCAGAAGAGATTGACGATCATtaaaattaggtgggaaaagtggatatatcagtATTGGTcatcggtcaaatgagttgttacatgtCAACATAccggatatcggcaaaaaacaatatggtgcatccctagtttggCCGGTCAGTGAAGTCCAGACTTTTAAAGTGTCACGAATGAGCATGTGATGCAAAATTTTACCACTCTCTTCACTCGTGCTGcttaatttgcatatttcatgTCATTAGCGCTGCGTCCATTGGGCTGCCCAGCAGGAATATGTGTCTAATCGCATTTTAGCGATCACCTAGTGGTAGAGTGTctgccctgagactgggaggtcgtgggttcgatccccggccgggtcataccaaagactataaaaatgggacccattgcctccctgcttggcactcagcatcaggggttggaattgggggttagatcaccacatgattcccgagtgTGGTACCGCTGCTGCTCACGTGCCCTGACTTTATGTGTAATTGTGGACACAACATACAAGAGTTAGTTAGTCACAGGTAGACCGACTCAGTTTGAACCCCTGGTCAGGTGTGGCTCGACGAGGCTAgctgctagcgctagcatcagATCTTCAGGTGAGAACTGTTTAAAcctaaaaaatcaaaataataaatgaattttGTCACAGCTGCTGAGCTACGATGGTACTGAACATATAAAAAGTGGTTCACAAAAAGAAAACGTGGACATCAAGCTCGACTTTTATAGAAACTGTTTTTctataatgtgtttgtgtgtttcctgtttcctgtttggtgcagaggtccagcagcagctgttggtggttaaagaagaggttccccctgagcagcaggagtggagctccagtgtggaccaggaggacccagagcccccacacattaaagaggaagaggaggaactgtggagcagtcaggagggagagcagcttcaagggctggaggaggctgatatcaccaagttcacattcactcctgtccctgtgaagagtgaagatgatgaagagaaacctcagtctgagGGACACCACTGTggaggaccaggaccaggaccaccACCAGGACCAGACAGGAACTCACATCCAGATTCTGAGGACAAGACTTCGGACTCCTCTGAAGCTGAGACTGAAACAGACTGGAGGGACAGGAAACCGTTTCGCTGCTCTATTTGTgctaaaacatttaaacacagggGGAACCTGAACATGCACATGAGAACTCACACGGGAGTGAAACCGTTCAGCTGCTCCTTGTGCGGTAAAAGGTTCACTCAGAAACCGGGTCTGGACTACCATCTGAAAAcccatacaggagagaaacctttCAGCTGCTCTATCTGCGGTAAGATGTTCCGACACAAAGGAGCCGTGACGTACCACATGGCGACCCACACAGGAGTGAAACCGTTCAGCTGCGGCGTCTGCGGCAAAAGATTCCGGCGGACTTCGCAGCTCAAAGCCCACAGGTGCGTCGGTGAATATTCGCGCCTTCGCAGAGGTGATGAACACAAGACACCATTGAACTGCTCTGAGTGCAACGCCACATTCCCCAACAACTACCTCCTGGTGATGCACATGCGGATGCACAAAGGGAAGAAGCTGTTCACCTGCTCCGTCTGCGGACAGAAACGGCAGTTCAGTTCACATCTGGAGATCCACATGAGaacccacacaggagagaaaccctTCAGCTGCTCTGTGTGCGGTAAGACATTCTCGCAAAGAGGGATCATGTCGCAGCACATGGCGGTCCACTCGGGCGTGAAGCCGTTCAGCTGCGGTGTTTGCAGCAGGAGGTTCTTTTGGCATTTCCAGATCAAGAAACACAAGTGTCTCGGCGAGTCCTTGCTGCGAAGGAGAGCCGGCATTAATGGAGAGGACTGTAGAGAACCAGAACCAGCCTGCTCAGATCCACAACCAGATACTGATAAAGATACCAGACCATCTCCAAAAACTGATGACAATGTTGACATTGAGTTTTGGAAAGAGACCCGGCAGCATCAGTCAGGGTTTACTTACGGAAGGACTAAAAAAGTCTCTGTAAATGATGGCTGCTCTGATAACAAGGCTGAAAATAAACTTGGTGAGGTCGGCAGTGATTTTTGCAGACCGCCTCAGAACTATAtgaaaactgagggcaaaactgTGACTCAAACAGGAAGTAATAATACCTATGAGAAATCATTCAGCTGCTCTGATAACAGAACTGAAACTAAACCAGGCATTGTCAGCAGTAATTTTTGCGGTCAGCCTCAGAACAACGTGAAAACTGATGTCTCTGTGGGTGAAACGGTTAGTaataatacagacaagaaaCTGTTTGGCTCCTTGGAGTCTCATGAACGATCTGAGGACAGTCACACTCTGCCAACCAACAGGAAACCGTTAAGTTGCTTAAGTTGCGGCAAAGGCTTTGCGTCTGGAGGACATCTGACGAGACACATATCCGTCCACACGGGAGAGAAGCTACTCAGTTGTGTCATATGTGAGAAAAGATTCACCCTGGAGTCGCAGCTCCTGAGCCACCAGTGCGCTGCTGACTCCCCTCAACCTCATGCTGCCAACAGATTACTGATCAGCTCCCAGTGCGGAAAAGGGTCAAACCGTAAGCACAATCTCCAGGTTCCCATGAGGATCCACACGGGTCTGAAACCGTTCGGTTGCTCAGTTTGTGGCAGGACGTTCGCCAAGCGTGAAAACTTGCGTTCTCACATGATGTGCCACAGGGGAGACAAACCGTTCTGCTGTTCGGTGTGCAACGCTGGCTTCATCGACAGCGAGGCTTTAGTCCAGCACATGAGGATCCAcaccagacagacacagttcACTTGCCTGGTGTGTGGTAAAGAATTTGCATGGAGACGATACCTGACGAAGCACATGGAGGTCCATACAAAGGAGAGAATCTACAGCTGCAGGTACTGCGACCAAAACTTCCTTTGGCATCATCAGCTGAAGTACCATCGATGTGCCGCTCAGTCATCCACAGACCGTTATCAGGGTCAAGCTGatggagaggactgtggaggaccagaaccagccaggaactcagatccagatTTACGACCAGATACTGATGATATGCCCGAAGACTCCTCCGAGACCGAGACGGATGACAGCGATTGTTGGAACGAGAACAGCGGATGTCTGAAACCACAAGTCTTGCAGAGTCATGAAATTTTTAACAATCGCCGGCCGAAGATTTGTAGCAGAAATCCCGAAGCAGGGAAACCGTTTTCAGGAAGTCTGAGCCAAAACATGGTAGCTTGTACAGGCAAGACGGGGATGCTGGAGAACCAAGAGCCGcaacacattaaagaggagcaggaggaactCTTGGAGGGAGGACACCTTTATGGTTTGGAGGAGGCTAATGTCACCAAGTTCTTGCCCACTTCTGTCCCCGTGAAGATtgaggatgatgaggagaaaCCTCAGTCTTCACAGCTTCATCAAACACAAGCTGATGGAGAGGACTGTGGAAGACCAGAACCTGCCGAGAACTCAGATACTGACGATAGCGTCAATAGCGACTTTTGGAAGGAGACCAGAAAAGGTCCATCAGGTGCAAAGTTGTCAAAGGTCAGGGCCGAATCCGAGAGCGACGGCAGTGTCGACAGCGTTGACAGCGACTTCTGGAAAGATGACATGAAACCTCAGCCTGGTTCGAACTCTCCAAATGACAGCGAGATTCCCCAAAGTGACCCAGGTTATAATGCTCTGAGGAGAGCGCACAGCTGCCccgagtgtgggaaaagattccTCCACGACTGCAACTTGAAGAACCACATGAAGTACCACACGGGAGAGAAGGCGTTCTTCTGTCCCGTTTGTGGTCTCAAATGTCTCTACAGGTCCCACCTGGAGATCCACATGAGGACTCATACCGGAGAGAAGCCTTTCCCCTGCCCAGTGTGTGGTAAAAAATATGCACATAAGGCGAGTATGCAGTCACACATGGTCGTCCACACCGAGGAGACAAAGTACAGCTGTAGTGTGTGCGACAGAGGTTTTGCCTGGTATACGGAGCTGAAATACCATCAGTGTGTTGGTGAGTCCTCGCAGGAAGATTTGCATCGGAGAGAAACCATGTAGGACAGGGACAAAATTTCGACTTTTGCATGTTTGAAcattagaatattttgtgttgactcatgTCACACGTATGTGAAATGATGAATGAACTTCCACCAGTACGTCCTTGGCGTCATAGGTCCccggaggatctcaatgctgattggctatcgtggaGCGAATTGGTCACTCAAATTTAGATTTTTCTACTCACGCAGATAAGCGCATGACAAGAAATCACGCTACTTGCTTCAGTCATGCTGCTTCATTTGCATCATTTGTGTCAGTCTAGTGTCCATTGCACCACGGTCATGATTAGGCACAAATTCATGCCAGGTGACGCAGTGGTGACAACCCAAATGATGCAAAGTAAGCAGCGCACATAACAACATAATTTTGTGTTCACACTAAACACGGTGCAAATTTTCGCGTCACATTACTTGCGTGAGTTTGAACGCTAgaacattatgttttcattgaGCAAAATTTAATGAAATGCTTGATAAATAACGGCAGTATGTAATGATGTCTGTCAGCGTATTTTCACAgaacagttcgtatgatatcctatagggctgtcaaaattgctcaaaaatgacgttcgaatattccttctaaaaataactcataggttcgaaccattcgaatttttttttttcgcattatgtccacaagagggcaagctaatacaaggaaacatacttgtaaatgtattaatacaaggaaacgtAACTACCTGtagatatttttatttcaacataaacgtctttgaaaacatttacatacctacacattaaaacacataaaacaattatctataacattacgttataaacgaccacGGACCTTTCGCTCGCCCCCCTTCTCTGACCCATGGCCACaccgcccatgttaaccgattgtgtcatccacaccggctgcgcCGCGCAGCGCAGCtccgtttcggcgtctggtctattttctgcgcgagccgcgagcgaatgtgtcaagccgggaggtgacggagacaacagctgggagcagaacctcTTGTCGACCAGCAGCACTtctgcgggcggtgtggccctggcgtttaTGCAGTGCattcagtgcagcggcccaggccaacgcacactcgcaaagaggacagctgtggtggtgttttttttctctccacaatcgaatatcaattttcacattcgaaggtccattttttttttaaaattcgaatttagaatattggttgacagccctaatatcTTATGAATTTGCACTCCACAAATGATGTTATGTCCTCTATGTCCTATGTAAGTAACgtaaagttacggaggttagttttaggaaaagaaacatggtgccACGcatcttaaaatgactcaaagttttCACAGATCCAAACACCTGACTTTAGGGGAAagtcccatccaccaccccaacctgcctccttacaagtgcTCAGGACTGTTTCCTTGCTTACTGCCATCAGCGCATTGTtaacatgatcacagccttacaaaatatgtgggatatgtacaaatttggtgCATAAAATGTGAAAACCATCTTGTTATAACGGGAAACATTTCACATTATTACCTGAGTCCGAccattttttgttgtattttttgtttggcGTTGTAGCTCTATGCTTCTCTCATTTCGTGCATGGAGCTGGAAGTGACGTATTGCAGTTTTGTACCACTTCCAGTGTCCACCATGTGGCGCTAGAGAATACACACTAAGCATTCGTTATGTTGCTGTTGTGTCAAGTGTGGACCGCACAACGTAAAATTTATGCCAATTGAATTATTTTTTCCGCAGTCTGTTGTCACAGATTTTTTAGtacgttttcctacaaaaaaCAGCGTACCCAAATTTGTATGTATCCCACaaattttgaaaggctgtgatcacatgaccaatgagCTGACGACAGTAAACAAGGAACCAGTACCTAGCGCTTGTAAAGAGGCAAATTGGAGTGAttgatgggtcacaaaaaacggactttcccctggagtcatGTGTTTGGAACTTTAAGTCATtgtaaggtacgtcctcactctgtttcttttcctaaacctaacctctgtaactttgcATTAATTGGAAACGTACTGAGTGGTATATGCATCGGACGGCAGTTTGTAACGCCGCCAGCATATACAGTTATGTAAAGAGCGAGAACATCCGTataaggtggatgggtccaacaaactccagacttttACCCGGTAGTCAGCTGTTCATTTACCGTGTGAATTTTAAGACAAACCACCATGTGtatccaaacctaaccacatgcttttgttccGAAACTTAAGGCAGTAAACCTAAAAACTGTGTTTTGCCAAAAGTGtacgtttcctgtgaaaatggaagtgtattttgaaatgacacaatgcatgtgacaagcgtaaattgacacgGCGTTCTAgaatgtccaaaactgatgcaggaggCTACCCAGAGCATCACATTTTGACGTGTAGGTACACGGACAAAGCAGCGATAAATTTGAATAAGAATGCATCGAGGAGAAGGCCTCTCCCTCTGGTCTGTTTTTGTCTCGTTCCGCTGATCAACACATTCGAGTAACGCTGACATAAATGAAATGTATTAAGTGATTCAACAGATAAATCCGATTTTGGCTGAATGATGGTggcacacatttaaacacaaatcGTTTACGGGGTTAAGTTGACTAACATGCTGCAGCCGATAAACAGAAACCAGTGCTTTCAAAAGCATGTGATGAACATGTGATGCACCAAACCGAATGTCCTGTACCCAACAGTTCAGAATGAATACATgtcctgtcacaccactactgaACCCTCTTAAAACTACAGAGGACGACTTGCATGGTTTATCATTCTTCTTCCGCAGATGACAAAACTCATACTCGGACTTTTCTTGGggaacttcctgtctgtctctgttcctAACCCTCATCATACCAGATCACCGGGAAGGTCGATGATGGAAGATGTTCGGTGTCTGAATTTCACTGTCAACATAATTCATGAGCAGTGTAACACTTTAAACATTCAGATTGATCTCAGGTCTTATTGTTCTGAACTTGTTGTACTTTAATCATAAATTCAAATCAAATAGCTGAATTCTGACAAATATTTTatcaactttattttacttGGAAATTAGCTTGagttaataaaatgtgaatcCAAActcaatgtttttgtttctttaaatgttCCTGTTCATGGTGAAATGTTGTTGCAGACATAACTGATATTgaatacgttttttttttatgctgatacttttgtacttttattctGTAGCTGTAGTCCAAATAATCAGAGACAGTCTTAAAATCTATCACTTTATAAAATAATGACGGTTTGTCGCTACAACAGAACGTTGGTGGTAGAAGAAGTACTAAGTAAAAATATTCGcaccacagtgtagaaaaacTGTTACAggttaaagtcctgcatttaaaatcaattaaaaatacagaagtattaaaatcaaaatatacttaaagtgaAGAAATCCGTATCAAAATCCAATATGtaaattgtacttttttctttctagCATTCATCGTATATTATGATAAAAAAATCCACTAGATGTCGCTGTGTCTTAACAGAAAGTTAGTAACCTAAAAGAAAATGTCCCTCCAGACATGAACACTCTGCGTGGAGGGATTTTCATCACCATGTTCTATCAACTTTATACAAGAATAAAAAGTTTAATAAAGGCTGAATAATTTCTTCAAAAACATGCTCcacaaaaacacttaatttgtcCTTTTATGGTAAAGGTAGTGATGCTAAGCTAATGtcattaaaactgactgtttggtacaagttaaaaacacatgaatgcagctacatactggtttcaaggtatactgcgatatttaattgaatttaatttgatttaatttattttaatttaatttgatttaattcaaattaatttcattcaactcaatttaattcagtttaatgtaatttaatgtaatCCAGTTTAATATGATTAAATTCAACTTAATTCAATTCAGttgaattcattttctgtttaatttaactttaatttaactttaattcaattcaatttaattaaaCTTTAGTTTAATACAATTCAGCTCAATAGAACTTTGTTTATCCCAagggaaattcttgtgccagagaatgcttcacaTTACAGTAACAACAGTTTAACATTCACAGTGAAAGCCAGAACAACCAGTGGGTCATGGTCACTCACTGCGCCCAGTTTTTAAAACAACAGACTATAGAATATCctgcaaaatatttaaactaAACAAGATAAGAggtgttttcaaggagcaaaagcaaaaaccagTAATTAATAGAATAACAACAGGAGTAATAGAAGTAAAAGagtactgtgaaaatctcatactgttgcaactcTACTTCTGACTGTTCAGTGTTGTTAAATGATACATTTAATGTTCTCCAttctataaatatatatgtggaaataattttatatatttttaataagacaGACTATAGTGACTGCTACGTCTAAAGGTAGTGATgctaaaataatacatttaccATTTGTCTCAAAAATTGAAAAGAATGAATATCAGCTGTTGTTGATGCcatacatttaattttattgcactatatatatttgatgaaaaattatatttattctaaacatgtaaaaatgatGTGACTATACAAAGAAGCAGACAGAAATACAGTAATATTACAAATAATGAAAAGCATAATGTAAAAGCAATTTTCAGTGTACAGATAAAAGCTTAGACTTTAATAAATATACAACTTAATTAGCAAAAATCTGTCTTACAAATATAAACCTATCTAAATATgtaatataaatacaaattaataattaaattagtatgatttttttcctaatttttgagatgtttttaaagtactgtaatggcaaatatatttaaagaaaTATATGGAAATAATACTGATACTGCTAATACCACTGATTccatattaataaatttattatgttttatatttgatgtatatttttatgttttttgtatattgtatatttctgtataTTCCATCTCTTTACTAAATTTTGAGTCCTTATGTCAATTCTGGTACATTGAGAGCAAGTCTACTGGAGTCAGACACACGTACTTGGCAAatgaagctgattctgattctgacatATATTGGTACTCTGGCATATTACAATATAATAGCGTTTTCTTTCTGTGTgaaataaattagattaaaatagattaaattaaataaacattgagtttttgatatttttgcctcaaaaaaagaaaaaaatattggttTTTTTCTTAGTgaggacattaaaataaattaaagaggATTTTATCGTGAGATCCGTCCCCCGGAAGTGATCGTCGACGTGTTTCCGGCCTTAACACCGGGAGCAGTGAGCGGAGAGAAGCCGTTAGTTGCATCAAATAACGGCACAAACACCGATGTTCGTTCGTTAATCAGAGATGGACCGACACCGGAAACAGCTGGAGGTGGTTCTAAACCCGGAAGCGAAGCCGCGAGGAGAAGGTTTGTTTCCTTTCTGCCActctgctaatggtgctaaagctaacgttagcctgttAGCCACAGCTAGCTCCCGAAGGTAACGTGTTTTATCTTTACTGTGACTGGGTTGAAAGAAGCTGGGACTGGGTTCCGGTTAATGTGAcgtttaagaaaataaatagcagggctgtatattaacttatttattttattatttatttactttaaaaaataaatagggttgtgttttaacttttaattcatttatttatttatgaaaaaaaatatggcaGGATTGTAtattaactttttatttatttatttatttatttatttatttatttataaaaaatata carries:
- the LOC117263670 gene encoding uncharacterized protein LOC117263670, coding for MKLRREAEVQQQLLVVKEEVPPEQQEWSSSVDQEDPEPPHIKEEEEELWSSQEGEQLQGLEEADITKFTFTPVPVKSEDDEEKPQSEGHHCGGPGPGPPPGPDRNSHPDSEDKTSDSSEAETETDWRDRKPFRCSICAKTFKHRGNLNMHMRTHTGVKPFSCSLCGKRFTQKPGLDYHLKTHTGEKPFSCSICGKMFRHKGAVTYHMATHTGVKPFSCGVCGKRFRRTSQLKAHRCVGEYSRLRRGDEHKTPLNCSECNATFPNNYLLVMHMRMHKGKKLFTCSVCGQKRQFSSHLEIHMRTHTGEKPFSCSVCGKTFSQRGIMSQHMAVHSGVKPFSCGVCSRRFFWHFQIKKHKCLGESLLRRRAGINGEDCREPEPACSDPQPDTDKDTRPSPKTDDNVDIEFWKETRQHQSGFTYGRTKKVSVNDGCSDNKAENKLGEVGSDFCRPPQNYMKTEGKTVTQTGSNNTYEKSFSCSDNRTETKPGIVSSNFCGQPQNNVKTDVSVGETVSNNTDKKLFGSLESHERSEDSHTLPTNRKPLSCLSCGKGFASGGHLTRHISVHTGEKLLSCVICEKRFTLESQLLSHQCAADSPQPHAANRLLISSQCGKGSNRKHNLQVPMRIHTGLKPFGCSVCGRTFAKRENLRSHMMCHRGDKPFCCSVCNAGFIDSEALVQHMRIHTRQTQFTCLVCGKEFAWRRYLTKHMEVHTKERIYSCRYCDQNFLWHHQLKYHRCAAQSSTDRYQGQADGEDCGGPEPARNSDPDLRPDTDDMPEDSSETETDDSDCWNENSGCLKPQVLQSHEIFNNRRPKICSRNPEAGKPFSGSLSQNMVACTGKTGMLENQEPQHIKEEQEELLEGGHLYGLEEANVTKFLPTSVPVKIEDDEEKPQSSQLHQTQADGEDCGRPEPAENSDTDDSVNSDFWKETRKGPSGAKLSKVRAESESDGSVDSVDSDFWKDDMKPQPGSNSPNDSEIPQSDPGYNALRRAHSCPECGKRFLHDCNLKNHMKYHTGEKAFFCPVCGLKCLYRSHLEIHMRTHTGEKPFPCPVCGKKYAHKASMQSHMVVHTEETKYSCSVCDRGFAWYTELKYHQCVGESSQEDLHRRETMSSPSDNKKVIAVKEEQQEWSSSVDQEDPEPLRIKEEQEELRISQEGEHFPFTPVPVKSEDDEEKPQSSQLHQTQADGEDCGRPEPVPRDSSEPETDDSDFWKETREPQSGLNFLKNNDVSVSAGGKPYSCSECSKGFGLRGDLKKHMRTHTGEKPFSCSVCQKSFTQSGSLQSHMKIHTGEKPFGCSECGKRFGRKDYLRTHQTTHTGEKPFSCLVCQKSFTVIGSLQRHMRIHTVDERHSCSICGERFNRYNQFRVHLYICHQTQTELMKQESDGENCLGPEPARNSNADTDGDPSEAETDDSDDWTETGEPRSKLDMEPFGCSECHEPSEDPLLTHRKYHPGEKPFHCSVCSADFSDSEALVQHMRVHTIQTQFSCPICSQEFAWRRYLTKHMEVHSKDRIYSRRYFNRTFVRRRQVKRHKCVDCQLSQLRQTEENKEAEPPSSSLTRQIKTEDDGDDCGGQEPTRNLDTDDSVDSVDSDFWKDTKERLSSLKSLKTDEAPISDERRRTDKKTLSCSECGKRSDKRSPRTRAEEKPFSCSVCGKTFSKRTNVTQHMRIHTGEKRFSCGVCHKRFAWRLQIKKHKCIGRQSSQIQQRRTKQLKTAPESVKNSRPHDQRPETDHQNGVSSKIKVEFDDGWTEAREPQSGLNPLKNDKLPVRDLARRTGEKPFTCPECGKGFGSKGSLKIHIRTHTGEKPFVCSVCGKGFHRKDNLVQHMRSHTEEKPFSCPFCQKSFTQSGNLQTHIRVHTGEKRYSCSICNQRFTWLYQLRNHQCVEGQKSLRQKGGLTKHLGVHRGGK